A single genomic interval of Penicillium psychrofluorescens genome assembly, chromosome: 2 harbors:
- a CDS encoding uncharacterized protein (ID:PFLUO_003494-T1.cds;~source:funannotate) yields the protein METSNTLKLESTQVEGAKPAPRELMEPDLKEYSAILRKVDWHIVPIMLACYFLEFLDKVLINYADVMGLQEDLGMSGNNFSLMATLFFVGFAVAEVPQGYLLQAFPLAKVLGFNLLCWGILVACMAAAQNYGQILAIRILLGACEAVISPALVLITSTWYTKRCAAPRYGVCCGLGAGQIIGGLISFAAQHSPETGLSGWRIMMIAVGIFNICIALVVIFCLPSTLDSAKFLTSTEKESLRRMLVLDQAGNGLKIFKRKGLFEVFTDLQVWLLTLLTALTVIPSGVITTFSAILVQGFGYGPKQTALLNMPSGVVSIIATCGSTYAVLKKAPRWISIIIVLAPALIGAGLMSFLPESNQGGKLAGIYLLNTTVAPMALIYSWVGSNTAGYTKRIGANAMIAVGFSIANIIGPQTFQAQDAPQYTPATITLFAALGGGMLVAALLRLLYAYRNASTRRHRNEQIANGVVESTIVTEEQEDLTDLANPAFIYVY from the exons ATGGAAACCTCCAATACCTTGAAGCTTGAGTCTACCCAGGTCGAGGGTGCAAAACCGGCCCCCAGAGAGCTCATGGAGCCGGACCTTAAGGAGTACTCGGCAATCCTTCGTAAAGTGGACTGGCACATTGTCCCGATCATGCTTGCCTGTTACTTTCTAGAGTTTCTTGACAAAGTACTCATTAATTACGCGGACGTCATGGGCCTACAAGAAGATTTGGGCATGTCAGGCAATAATTTCAGCCTAATGGCAACCCTTTTTTTCGTCGGTTTCGCAGTGGCCGAAGTACCTCAAGGTTACCTTTTGCAGGCGTTTCCATTGGCAAAGGTACTGGGATTTAACTTACTCTGCTGGGGAATCCTCGTCGCTTGCATGGCCGCGGCCCAGAACTACGGCCAAATCCTCGCCATTCGCATACTGCTCGGCGCCTGCGAAGCTGTCATTTCGCCTGCATTGGTTTTGATTACATCCACCTGGTACACAAAGCGCTGTGCAGCTCCTCGCTACGGGGTCTG CTGCGGTCTCGGTGCTGGCCAGATCATTGGAGGCCTTATCTCATTTGCAGCTCAGCATAGCCCGGAGACTGGTCTCAGCGGATGGCGTATCATGATGATTGCAGTTGGCATTTTTAACATTTGCATCGCATTGGTAGTCATCTTTTGCCTTCCTTCAACTTTGGACTCGGCCAAATTCCTCACATCAACTGAGAAAGAATCGCTTCGACGCATGCTTGTTCTCGATCAGGCAGGGAACGGActcaagatcttcaagaGGAAAGGCCTCTTTGAAGTTTTTACCGATCTGCAAGTCTGGCTCTTGACGCTCCTTACCGCTCTGACCGTTATCCCAAGCGGTGTAATTACGACCTTCTCAGCAATCTTGGTCCAAGGGTTCGGATATGGTCCCAAGCAGACTGCACTACTCAATATGCCATCTGGAGTCGTCAGCATAATTGCCACTTGCGGGTCAACATACGCCGTCCTCAAGAAAGCACCGCGCTGGATCAGCATAATTATTGTCCTAGCACCTGCTCTTATCGGCGCAGGTCTTATGTCGTTCCTCCCAGAGTCCAACCAAGGCGGAAAACTGGCTGGCATTTACCTCCTCAATACCACCGTTGCTCCAATGGCGCTCATTTACTCCTGGGTGGGATCCAACACTGCCGGATATACGAAGAGAATAGGAGCCAACGCAATGATCGCAGTTGGGTTCAGTATTGCCAATATTATTGGACCACAAACCTTTCAAGCCCAAGATGCGCCGCAGTATACCCCAGCCACAATCACCCTCTTTGCCGCCCTAGGGGGCGGAATGCTTGTCGCCGCCCTTCTCAGGCTACTGTATGCATACCGCAACGCATCGACAAGGAGACATCGAAACGAGCAAATCGCAAATGGAGTCGTGGAATCGACGATTGTGACAGAGGAGCAAGAGGATCTGACGGACCTCGCGAATCCGGCGTTCATTTACGTGTACTGA
- a CDS encoding uncharacterized protein (ID:PFLUO_003495-T1.cds;~source:funannotate), which translates to MGVVAVNITHRLGILGYQPIGEIAPPNLGLLDQIAALRWVHDNIEFFGGDSKRVCLFGESAGADSIFCLLGSDGVEGLFHRAILQSTPWSFRYMDQDSRQAMVESLSSMGGDLLPKNHDTASMEELLSVQQKLMIAATSFPTAVIPFGPILGYSPLPEKSEFDARLEAAIRRVPMFIGYTKDEGRAFEGMFSQMRPVPEMPAGTTIGGFISKNWFQDPAEQFFQKIKQAGGQPWFYQFNLAPDQNEFGAIHTIDMPFLLGTWNDWKMAPMMSGRNAQELVERVGPEVKKLWIAFAEGLDSGSSQFVIDEHFTFRK; encoded by the coding sequence ATGGGAGTAGTGGCCGTTAACATCACCCACCGACTGGGAATTTTAGGATACCAGCCCATCGGAGAAATCGCGCCACCAAACCTGGGCCTCCTCGATCAAATTGCAGCACTTCGTTGGGTCCACGACAATATCGAATTTTTTGGTGGCGACTCCAAGAGGGTTTGCCTATTCGGGGAATCAGCCGGTGCGGATTCAATCTTCTGTCTGCTGGGTTcggatggtgttgaaggGCTTTTCCATCGTGCTATCTTGCAGAGTACTCCGTGGTCATTCCGGTATATGGACCAAGATAGCCGGCAAGCTATGGTGGAGTCACTTTCATCGATGGGTGGAGATCTTCTGCCAAAAAATCACGATACTGCATCGATGGAAGAACTTTTGAGCGTACAGCAAAAGCTCATGATTGCAGCAACGTCTTTTCCCACGGCAGTGATACCGTTTGGGCCCATTCTTGGGTATTCACCCCTCCCGGAGAAGTCGGAATTTGACGCAAGGTTGGAGGCGGCCATTCGCCGCGTGCCGATGTTCATCGGCTACACAAAAGACGAGGGCCGGGCGTTTGAGGGCATGTTCAGCCAAATGAGGCCTGTGCCTGAAATGCCTGCGGGAACCACTATCGGTGGGTTCATCTCCAAGAATTGGTTTCAGGACCCGGCGGAACAATTCTTTCAAAAGATCAAGCAAGCTGGTGGGCAGCCATGGTTTTACCAGTTTAACCTGGCACCCGATCAGAACGAGTTCGGTGCAATCCACACAATCGACATGCCCTTTCTGCTGGGAACATGGAATGACTGGAAaatggcgccgatgatgagcggACGAAATGCACAAGAACTCGTGGAACGGGTTGGGCCAGAAGTTAAAAAGCTCTGGATAGCGTTTGCCGAAGGACTGGATTCTGGATCCTCGCAGTTTGTCATTGATGAGCACTTTACTTTTCGCAAATAG
- a CDS encoding uncharacterized protein (ID:PFLUO_003496-T1.cds;~source:funannotate), producing MKFAPRILAGFSLLASTSASSATTSYKPKYRISPIDGSKIALPTKEQLDFQDKEIGVLVHFNIATYISIDGCNDVPNLVPKVSLFDPTLLNTDQWMDTVSALGAKYATLVAKHNCGFTIWPSDVTFTDRENKTVPYDYTIAESPVHGKNVVRSFVDSAEKYNVGHGFYYSVVVNNYLNVQNSEVRPNTWAQGQVNITNGTYDQIVFDQLTELWTNYGKLTEIWFDGGYSATQQNKIQGLLEEKQPQAVIFNGCETNGTCISQNSIRWIGTETGQAPEENWSTGVTNDGGDPTSPYFCPAECDTTLQTNDRWFYGVDQPLRSIEEMIDVYHKTVGRNCLLELDLTPDRSGLIPADYAARYKQLGDFISSCYDKPVAPTAKHTSNNKGDYSIKFDYPTSIDRIVMMEDQTDGQVIRSYQVHAKVVDALDANGTLAVPFTIVSNGTSIGHKKIDIFEKAHTVTEVMIKTTYVDKPKWRSVSVHLCDRLAANGTNTEAD from the exons ATGAAATTCGCTCCCCGTATCCTGGCCGGTTTCTCGTTGCTGGCTAGCACTTCGGCTAGCAGCGCTACCACATCTTACAAGCCCAAGTACCGCATCTCCCCAATCGATGGATCGAAGATTGCGCTGCCAACAAAGGAGCAATTAGATTTCCAAGACAAGGAAATCGGTGTTCTCGTCCATTTCAATATAGCCACTTATATTAGCATTGACGGTTGCAACGACGTCCCTAACCTTGTACCCAAGGTGTCGTTGTTCGACCCGACCTTGCTTAACACGGACCAATGGATGGACACTGTCTCCGCACTGGGAGCTAAATACGCCACACTGGTCGCTAAGCACAATTGCGGATTTACCATCTGGCCCAGTGATGTCACTTTCACGGATCGCGAGAACAAAACCGTTCCCTACGACTATACCATCGCTGAATCGCCTGTGCACGGCAAAAACGTCGTCCGAAGCTTTGTGGACTCAGCTGAGAAGTATAACGTCGGGCATGGGTTCTACTATAGCGTCGTTGTCAACAACTATCTGAATGTGCAAAATTCTGAAGTTCGGCCTAATACCTGGGCCCAGGGACAAGTCAACATCACCAACGGCACGTACGACCAAATTGTGTTTGATCAATTGACCGAGCTCTGGACCAACTATGGAAAATTAACGGAG ATTTGGTTCGATGGTGGTTACAGCGCCACCCAGCAGAACAAGATTCAGGGTCTCTTGGAGGAGAAACAGCCGCAAGCTGTCATTTTCAACGGATGCGAGACCAATGGCACTTGTATCTCACAGAATTCCA TTCGCTGGATTGGAACTGAGACAGGCCAGGCTCCAGAAGAAAACTGGTCAAC TGGTGTAACAAATGACGGGGGCGACCCTACAAGCCCGTACTTCTGCCCAGCAGAATGCGACACGACGCTACAAACAAACGACCGCTGGTTCTATGGAGTCGACCAGCCCCTGCGTTCAATCGAAGAAATGATTGATGTCTACCACAAGACCGTCGGAAGAAACTGTCTTCTGGAATTGGATCTAACGCCAGATCGCAGTGGATTGATACCTGCAGACTATGCGGCGCGCTACAAGCAGCTTGGCGATTTCATCAGCTCGTGTTATGACAAGCCCGTTGCACCAACAGCCAAGCATACCTCAAACAATAAAGGAGACTACTCGATCAAATTTGATTACCCGACCTCGATCGATCGCATTGTTATGATGGAAGATCAGACTGACGGCCAGGTGATCCGGTCGTACCAGGTTCATGCCAAGGTTGTTGATGCCCTTGATGCAAACGGCACTCTGGCCGTGCCATTCACTATTGTTTCCAATGGCACCAGTATTGGTCACAAGAAGATTGATATCTTTGAAAAAGCCCACACTGTGACTGAGGTTATGATCAAGACAACCTATGTCGATAAGCCGAAATGGCGATCTGTCTCAGTTCATCTCTGCGACCGTCTGGCGGCTAATGGCACCAACACTGAGGCGGATTAG
- a CDS encoding uncharacterized protein (ID:PFLUO_003497-T1.cds;~source:funannotate) — protein MVAIRSLSIAPGDNILLKRGSRFSDSLILNQSGSPNLRITVQAYGNPHQANPVIDAGKNAFQLNAVLLNGTSHVTVQDLDITNPGDNKDPRRGVYVYAENSGEVRDITLQNLFIHDVRGWMPSTTDTGIGTGKYANASGAIVFEANGNNTASYFTDITVQDNVIQSVDRQGIYTWSNWCRRPAMASFWDSLCFQPWYASTGLLVQRNRLYDIGGDGIVVTGNENALIRNNTVIGFNKRSQSPNAGIWTANSDGSLFQYNVVSGGTTIQDGMAYDVDHSTSGTIFEYNVSHDNEGGFFLLCPYDKPTKNFTIRYNLSVNDRTRIVEICDGQLVNGKIYKNTIFIGDGISPFIVTEDTNASLDVLLTDNIMYKTGSGHAQWQLNDTIFSVNDNLFFGPIDAYDEATSSTTSAPGLAAAGLRDPKAYLLLSGSAALGSAVGVAGDAHKDFFSDVTAAHKNLGFYAGPATGRPVWVDNFNQNSSLASGWSSRGQVALVEDPAGDLGQSGYFQGNGK, from the exons ATGGTGG CCATCAGATCCCTCAGCATCGCACCTGGCGATAATATCCTCTTGAAACGCGGGTCGAGGTTTTCGGACTCGTTGATATTGAACCAAAGTGGTTCTCCCAACTTGCGCATTACAGTTCAGGCGTATGGAAATCCACACCAGGCTAATCCTGTCATTGATGCCGGTAAAAATGCCTTTCAGCTAAATGCTGTGCTTCTAAACGGCACGTCACACGTAACGGTTCAAGACCTCGACATCACCAACCCGGGAGATAACAAGGACCCTCGACGGGGAGTATACGTGTACGCTGAGAATTCAGGCGAAGTCCGAGATATCACTCTGCAAAATCTGTTTATCCACGATGTGCGCGGGTGGATGCCGTCTACGACAGATACCGGAATTGGAACAGGCAAATATGCAAATGCCTCTGGAGCTATCGTGTTCGAGGCCAACGGAAATAACACCGCAAGCTACTTCACCGACATTACCGTTCAAGACAATGTCATTCAGTCTGTTGATCGCCAGGGCATCTATACCTGGTCCAATTGGTGTCGTCGGCCTGCTATGGCTTCGTTTTGGGACTCGCTCTGCTTCCAGCCTTGGTATGCATCAACAGGTCTACTAGTGCAACGAAATCGCCTCTATGATAttggaggtgatggaatCGTTGTTACTGGTAATGAAAACGCTCTGATCCGCAATAATACCGTTATTGGATTCAACAAGCGTTCCCAGTCCCCAAATGCGGGTATATGGACTGCCAATAGCGACGGGTCACTGTTTCAATATAACGTTGTGTCCGGAGGTACCACAATTCAGGATG GAATGGCCTACGACGTGGACCATTCGACCTCCGGTACAATCTTCGAGTACAATGTGTCTCACGATAACGAAGGCggcttctttctcctctgccCATACGATAAGCCAACCAAAAACTTTACTATTCGCTACAACCTTTCTGTCAACGATCGAACAAGGATTGTTGAAATTTGCGATGGTCAGCTTGTCAACGGCAAAATATACAAAAACACTATTTTTATCGGAGACGGCATATCTCCTTTCATTGTTACCGAGGATACAAATGCTAGCCTGGATGTTCTTTTGACGGACAATATCATGTACAAGACTGGCTCTGGACATGCGCAATGGCAGCTGAACGACACTATATTCTCAGTCAATGACAATCTTTTTTTCGGTCCAATTGATGCATATGATGAGGCAACAAGCAGCACGACCTCGGCCCCAGGTCTAGCTGCTGCGGGACTGCGTGACCCCAAGGCATACCTGCTTCTAAGCGGCTCTGCAGCTTTAGGTTCTGCAGTGGGGGTTGCCGGAGATGCCCACAAAGATTTCTTTTCGGACGTCACGGCAGCGCACAAAAACCTCGGGTTTTACGCAGGCCCTGCTACCGGGAGGCCAGTCTGGGTGGATAACTTCAACCAAAACAGCAGCTTGGCGTCTGGATGGTCCTCACGGGGACAAGTAGCCCTTGTTGAAGATCCAGCAGGGGACCTGGGTCAATCG GGTTACTTCCAGGGCAATGGCAAATAA
- a CDS encoding uncharacterized protein (ID:PFLUO_003498-T1.cds;~source:funannotate): MALLRVWTLILACAGFLSFAQASAPFGWNNNTFLLHGKPYRIIGGQMDPQRVPHELWEDRLSKARAMGLNTIFSYVYWDQLERTPGSWDPSGNNDIARYFKIAQEQGLHVVLRPGPYICGEHEWGGFPAWLSEVPGMVVRTYNQPFLNATQSYIGRLAEQLGSVLVTNGGPVLMVQVENEYGSYGSNHQYVAALRDIITNAFGLPVYTNDGGEKSMLEGGQIPGALAETDGDPKTGFAARNTYVTDPSSLGPQLDGEYYITWLDQWASNNSFTTDAGDPAAIKSATSDLDWILSNNGSFSIYMFHGGTNWGFQNGADWGDSLEPVTTSYDYGAPLDESGRTNDIYFAVRKTISSHVGADSIPPVPKNKPLVTIPDIKLTPEASMFDNLPMPVSKQYPVNMEAIGQAYGMILYRHVVTSAVHGTLKTGDAPRDRVLVYVNGRRVGVIDSTYAAPSTVNLALKPHDVLDILIENMGRVNYGSLIVDQRKGIVGNVTVGSSLLPNWKIYSLPLDEPPSGSYDHAKTTHISTCSGPVFFTGSFDVDTVGDTYLELPGWTKGVVWVNGINLGRYWIVGPQQTLYLPGVYLRKNRNKITVLALEPTGNEGAVRGITTRNWGNHPDPDAP; encoded by the coding sequence ATGGCTTTACTCAGGGTCTGGACATTAATTCTTGCCTGCGCTGGCTTTCTGTCCTTTGCGCAGGCCAGTGCTCCATTTGGTTGGAATAATAACACTTTTCTCCTCCATGGCAAGCCTTACCGGATCATCGGCGGCCAGATGGACCCGCAGCGGGTGCCGCACGAGCTGTGGGAAGACCGCCTCTCCAAGGCACGCGCTATGGGCTTGAATACCATCTTTTCGTACGTCTACTGGGACCAGCTGGAACGTACCCCGGGCTCGTGGGACCCTAGCGGCAACAATGATATCGCGCGGTACTTCAAGATCGCACAAGAGCAAGGGCTGCATGTCGTTCTCCGCCCCGGCCCATACATTTGTGGTGAGCACGAATGGGGTGGGTTTCCAGCATGGCTCAGCGAGGTGCCAGGCATGGTCGTCCGCACATACAACCAACCATTTCTCAACGCTACCCAGTCATATATCGGTCGTCTTGCGGAACAGCTGGGGTCGGTTCTGGTTACAAACGGTGGGCCAGTCTTGATGGTCCAGGTTGAGAATGAGTACGGGTCCTATGGCAGCAATCACCAATATGTTGCTGCCCTGCGAGACATTATTACAAACGCATTTGGTTTACCTGTTTACACCAacgacggcggcgagaagTCGATGCTAGAGGGTGGTCAGATTCCCGGTGCTCTTGCTGAAACAGACGGTGATCCCAAGACGGGCTTTGCTGCTCGCAACACATACGTTACCGATCCTAGCAGCCTTGGTCCACAGCTAGACGGGGAATACTACATCACTTGGCTCGACCAGTGGGCCAGCAACAACTCCTTCACCACAGATGCCGGAGACCCGGCGGCAATCAAATCTGCCACATCCGATCTTGACTGGATCCTATCCAACAACGGTTCGTTCAGTATCTATATGTTCCACGGCGGCACCAACTGGGGTTTCCAGAATGGAGCGGACTGGGGCGACTCACTGGAGCCTGTCACTACGAGCTATGACTACGGAGCACCTCTCGACGAAAGCGGCCGGACGAATGATATTTACTTTGCTGTGAGAAAGACTATAAGCTCCCATGTCGGAGCTGACAGCATTCCACCTGTCCCGAAGAACAAGCCGCTTGTCACAATTCCGGACATTAAACTCACCCCCGAAGCGTCTATGTTCGACAACCTCCCCATGCCCGTGTCCAAACAATACCCTGTCAATATGGAAGCAATCGGCCAGGCATATGGGATGATTCTCTATCGGCACGTTGTTACATCCGCGGTTCATGGCACTCTTAAAACCGGTGATGCTCCTAGGGACCGAGTGCTCGTCTATGTCAATGGACGCCGTGTCGGTGTGATTGATAGCACGTATGCTGCACCCAGCACGGTCAATCTGGCGCTTAAACCACACGATGTGTTAGATATTCTGATCGAGAATATGGGGCGTGTCAATTACGGCTCACTGATTGTTGATCAGCGCAAAGGAATTGTGGGAAATGTGACAGTTGGAAGCAGTCTTCTCCCCAACTGGAAGATCTATTCTCTCCCGTTGGACGAACCGCCCTCTGGCTCATACGATCACGCGAAAACAACACATATATCAACATGTTCCGGAcccgtcttcttcaccggTTCATTTGACGTGGATACTGTTGGGGACACATATCTTGAGCTTCCTGGCTGGACGAAGGGCGTCGTTTGGGTCAACGGTATTAACCTTGGCCGCTATTGGATTGTGGGCCCGCAGCAGACGCTCTATCTTCCCGGGGTTTATCTTCGCAAGAACCGGAATAAGATCACTGTTCTGGCTCTAGAGCCTACAGGAAATGAAGGAGCTGTCCGTGGTATTACTACGAGGAATTGGGGTAACCACCCGGATCCTGACGCACCGTGA
- a CDS encoding uncharacterized protein (ID:PFLUO_003499-T1.cds;~source:funannotate), which yields MEPHNLQAASTYVNNILLARGLLKSGEPIDFAEPDNGEGGTEATMARVINLVNDLVIRRDRESEHRENLATTIRTLRATESEQTMEIGKLKNKTSELARSLALAEAQERALKSNMSSAEATARGLKEQVQRMKTTVQQVRAQCANDIRKRDLEMQRLKSHLAERQRGKREGLSVTTININPGADRSQLRNSGGEQVNDPEYSLKQETTEFLTELCQNLSDENDQLIELARNTVQTLKEVQGLPQFEDAGGEEFSGMASVGPLKSTSGSATTLPTSCEDLSTRMEAVLEHLRTLLTNPSFVPLEEVEVRDEEIKRLRESWEKMENRWKLAVTMMDGWQRRLASGDSVQAEELKRGMNLDLVNSMQDTRMQDESDAQNISPILEDEQEEDTSDSEDRLPEPETSNQQTRSKIRKISVRPERALRERTDNAPKRLARKVSFTPGLQGSPSEHTGTEEETLEIKALKAASVTRRPSRLKTETKPSCEVREMHTTDDKDSYLYTLLKQVNPKDTRSIPQKLAGAEDDARTAEQSRRERESRKRSRPDKGSSRKGTRRRSTLDNDELNELMGRSAR from the exons ATGGAGCCGCACAATTTGCAGGCAGCATCGACCTATGTGAACAACATTCTCCTGGCCCGAGGACTGCTGAAGAGTGGGGAGCCGATTGACTTCGCCGAGCCCGACAATGGCGAAGGAGGAACAGAGGCCACCATGGCCCGAGTGATCAACTTGGTCAATGATTTGGTCATCAGGAGAGAT CGCGAATCTGAGCACCGTGAGAACCTCGCGACAACAATCCGGACATTGCGCGCAACCGAGTCGGAGCAAACTATGGAAATT GGGAAACTAAAGAACAAAACTTCCGAATTGGCGCGATCCCTGGCCCTAGCCGAAGCACAGGAACGTGCGCTCAAGTCAAATATGTCCAGCGCCGAAGCTACAGCAAGAGGGCTCAAAGAACAGGTTCAGCGCATGAAGACAACCGTCCAGCAGGTTCGCGCACAATGTGCCAACGACATCCGCAAGCGCGACctggagatgcagaggcTCAAGTCACACCTGGCCGAGCGTCAACGAGGCAAGCGGGAAGGGCTGAGTGTGACAACCATCAATATCAATCCCGGTGCAGACAGATCGCAGCTAAGGAATAGCGGCGGCGAACAGGTCAATGACCCTGAGTACAGTCTGAAGCAGGAGACGACCGAATTTTTGACAGAGCTGTGCCAGAATCTCAGTGATGAAAATGACCAGCTGATCGAGCTTGCACGAAATACAGTGCAAACGCTGAAGGAGGTGCAAGGATTGCCACAATTTGAggatgctggtggtgaggaaTTTTCGGGAATGGCAAGCGTTGGCCCTCTGAAATCGACATCCGGTTCTGCCACCACGCTTCCTACTTCGTGCGAAGATTTGTCAACTCGCATGGAGGCAGTGCTGGAGCACCTGCGGACCTTACTTACCAACCCGTCATTTGTGCCActcgaggaagtcgaggtCCGCGATGAGGAAATAAAACGGTTACGCGAAAGCTGGGAAAAGATGGAGAATCGATGGAAGCTGGCTGTGACCATGATGGATGGCTGGCAGAGACGTCTGGCTAGCGGGGACTCAGTGCAAGCGGAAGAATTGAAACGAGGCATGAATCTCGACCTCGTGAACTCAATGCAAGATACCAGAATGCAGGACGAGTCAGACGCCCAGAACATCTCGCCAATCCTCGAGGAcgaacaggaagaagacacaaGCGACTCGGAAGACCGACTACCAGAACCCGAAACATCCAACCAGCAGACACGATCCAAGATCCGCAAGATATCCGTGCGTCCCGAGCGGGCATTGAGAGAACGCACCGACAACGCACCGAAGCGTTTAGCCCGTAAAGTCTCCTTTACACCTGGCTTGCAAGGGTCGCCATCCGAACACACTGGTACCGAAGAGGAAACACTGGAAATCAAAGCACTCAAAGCCGCATCCGTGACACGTAGACCGTCGCGACTGAAGACAGAAACCAAACCATCGTGTGAGGTGCGTGAAATGCACACAACTGACGACAAAGATTCATACTTATATACATTGTTAAAGCAGGTCAACCCCAAAGATACCCGAAGTATCCCCCAAAAGCTCGCCGGAGCCGAAGATGACGCCCGAACCGCAGAACAATCACGCAGGGAGCGCGAATCTCGAAAGCGAAGCCGGCCTGACAAGGGGTCTAGCAGGAAAGGAACCCGCCGCCGGAGCACACTGGACAACGATGAGCTGAACGAACTGATGGGCAGGTCAGCCCGGTGA